A window of the Brassica oleracea var. oleracea cultivar TO1000 chromosome C1, BOL, whole genome shotgun sequence genome harbors these coding sequences:
- the LOC106323131 gene encoding uncharacterized protein LOC106323131, whose translation MNFRSFEEFWPFYVMQHSNPSTRRWHFTGIIASIAALLCSALISRWFLALVPLFGYGFAWYSHFFVEGNVPASFGHPVWSFLCDLKMFRLMLTGNMEREMKRLGKRPLLQPS comes from the coding sequence ATGAATTTCAGAAGCTTTGAGGAGTTCTGGCCTTTCTACGTGATGCAACACTCGAATCCATCAACGAGACGATGGCACTTCACGGGGATAATCGCGAGCATCGCGGCTTTGCTGTGTTCGGCTCTGATCAGCCGGTGGTTCCTGGCTCTGGTGCCTCTGTTTGGGTATGGTTTCGCGTGGTACAGCCACTTCTTCGTGGAAGGGAACGTTCCGGCGAGCTTCGGACACCCGGTTTGGTCGTTTCTTTGCGATCTCAAGATGTTTAGGCTGATGCTCACGGGAAACATGGAGAGAGAGATGAAACGACTTGGTAAGAGACCATTGTTGCAGCCCTCGTGA
- the LOC106323047 gene encoding protein DEFECTIVE IN EXINE FORMATION 1, translating to MNSRARLCLLRFFLFLFLILSNPSYGENKFRERKATDDELAYPEIDEDALLNTQCPRNLELRWQTEVTSSVYATPLIADINSDGKLDIVVPSFVHYLEVLEGSDGDKMPGWPAFHQSNVHSSPLLFDIDKDGVREIALATYNGEVLFFRVSGLLMSDKLQVPRRKVHKNWHVGLNPDPVDRSHPDVHDELLVQEAMEMKASTIQPNETTTTPNVTVSMSKDFHGEASNVSSQEDQKKPENNQTEAVVKPTPELHNSSLDVRAGSTENFNGNVTSNEVDQSKISEVRNETVIKLNSSTDNSPGTSGTSGNSSTTETGTKSGRRLLEDDASKESADGHSDNKDTSEGVRMATVENDGALEAEADSAFDFLRDNDELSDEYSYDYEDYVNETMWGDEEWVEGQHENSEDYVNIDAHILCTPVIADIDKDGVEEMVVAVSYFFDPEYYDNPEHLKELGGIDIKNYIASSIVVFNLETKQVKWVKELDLSTDNANFRAYIYSSPTVVDLDGDGYLDILVGTSFGLFYAMDHRGNIREKFPLEMAEIQGAVVAADINDDGKIELVTTDSHGNVAAWTTQGVEIWEVHLKSLVPQGPSIGDVDGDGHTDVVVPTTSGNIYVLSGKDGSIVRPYPYRTHGRVMNQLLLVDLNKRGEKKKGLTIVTTSFDGYMYLIDGPTSCTDAVDIGETSYSMVLADNVDGGDDLDLIVSTMNGNVFCFSTPSPHHPLKAWRSTDQGRNNKAIRYGREGVFVTHSTRGFRDEEGKNFWAEIEIVDNYRYPSGSQAPYNVTTTLLVPGNYQGDRRIKQSQIYDRPGKYRIKLPTVGVRTTGTVMVEMVDKNGLHFSDEFSLTFHMYYYKLLKWLLVLPMLGMFGLLVILRPQEAVPLPSFSRNTDL from the exons ATGAACTCCCGCGCACGACTGTGTCTGCTGAGATTCTTCCTCTTCCTCTTCCTGATCTTATCGAATCCGTCCTATGGAGAAAACAAGTTCAGAGAGCGTAAAGCCACCGACGACGAGCTGGCCTATCCAGAAAT CGATGAAGATGCTTTGTTGAATACGCAGTGCCCGAGAAACTTGGAGCTGAGGTGGCAAACTGAAGTCACTTCTAGCGTTTATGCTACACCCTTGATTGCTGATATTAACAG TGATGGAAAGCTTGACATTGTTGTTCCATCTTTTGTTCATTACCTTGAAGTTCTTGAAGGGTCCGATGGAGACAAAATGCCAG GGTGGCCTGCTTTTCATCAGTCAAACGTCCATTCAAGTCCTCTTCTATTTGATATCGACAAAGATGGTGTCAGAGAAATTGCTCTGGCGACCTACAATGGCGAAGTGCTCTTTTTCAG GGTATCAGGGCTTTTGATGTCAGATAAGCTACAAGTTCCACGTAGGAAAGTGCACAAGAACTGGCATGTGGGATTGAACCCTGACCCTGTTGACCGTTCACATCCTGATGTCCATGATGAACTGCTTGTGCAGGAAGCTATGGAAATGAAGGCATCGACCATTC AACCGAATGAAACTACCACAACACCAAATGTTACAGTCTCGATGTCAAAAGATTTTCATGGCGAGGCTTCAAATGTGTCATCACAAGAGGATCAAAAGAAACCTGAGAATAACCAAACAGAAGCTGTCGTCAAGCCTACTCCAGAGCTGCATAACTCCTCCTTGGATGTTAGAGCTGGCTCAACAGAAAATTTCAATGGAAATGTAACCTCCAATGAAGTGGATCAAAGCAAGATCAGTGAAGTTAGGAACGAGACTGTTATTAAATTAAATTCTAGTACGGATAATTCCCCAGGAACTTCGGGGACATCTGGAAACAGCAGTACGACAGAGACAGGAACCAAAAGTGGGAGGCGACTTCTGGAAGATGATGCCTCGAAAGAATCTGCGGACGGCCATTCTGACAATAAAGACACCAGCGAGGGTGTTCGCATGGCAACAGTTGAAAACGATGGAGCATTAGAAGCTGAAGCAGATTCAGCGTTTGACTTTTTGCGTGATAATGATGAGTTAAGTGACGAATACAGTTATGACTATGAAGATTATGTTAACGAGACCATGTGGGGTGATGAGGAATGGGTCGAGGGGCAGCATGAGAATTCAGAAGATTATGTGAATATTGACGCCCATATACTCTGCACTCCT GTAATTGCTGACATAGACAAAGATGGAGTAGAGGAGATGGTTGTTGCTGTTTCCTATTTCTTCGACCCTGA GTATTATGACAATCCAGAACATCTGAAAGAGCTAGGTGGTATTGACATCAAAAACTATATCGCTAGTTCAATTGTGGTTTTCAATCTTGAGACGAAACAAGTGAAGTGGGTCAAAGAGCTAGATTTGAGTACGGATAATGCAAACTTCCGTGCATATATATATTCTTCACCAACGGTGGTTGATCTGGATGGCGATGGTTACTTGGATATTCTTGTGGGAACTTCCTTTGGCTTATTCTACGCCATGGACCATCGTG GAAACATCAGAGAAAAATTCCCACTTGAAATGGCTGAAATTCAAGGGGCAGTGGTTGCAGCTGATATAAATGACGATGGAAAGATTGAGCTTGTAACAACTGATTCCCACGGAAATGTAGCAGCATGGACTACGCAAGGAGTTGAAATTTGGGAAGTGCATCTAAAGAGTCTTGTTCCCCAG GGTCCTTCAATAGGCGATGTTGATGGTGATGGACATACTGATGTTGTGGTTCCTACAACATCAGGAAACATTTACGTTCTTAGTGGCAAGGATGGTTCAATTGTCCGTCCTTACCCGTACAGAACTCATGGAAGAGTGATGAACCAACTTCTTCTTGTTGATCTGAACAAGCGAGGTGAGAAAAAGAAGGGGCTCACCATTGTTACCACATCCTTTGACGGTTACATGTACCTCATAGATGGACCCACCTCATGCACGGACGCTGTTGATATTGGTGAAACTTC ATACAGCATGGTCTTGGCTGATAATGTTGACGGTGGAGATGATCTTGATCTAATCGTCTCAACTATGAATGGAAACGTCTTTTGCTTCTCTACACCTTCTCCTCACCATCCCCTCAAG GCGTGGAGATCAACTGATCAAGGGAGGAACAATAAGGCAATCCGTTACGGTCGTGAAGGTGTCTTTGTCACTCATTCAACCAGAGGCTTCCGCGACGAGGAAGGCAAAAACTTCTGGGCTGAGATCGAGATTGTTGATAACTACAGATACCCATCTGGTTCACAAGCACCCTACAACGTTACT ACGACGTTGTTGGTACCAGGCAACTACCAAGGAGATAGGAGGATAAAACAGAGCCAGATCTATGACCGACCAGGAAAATACAGAATAAAACTACCAACAGTTGGAGTAAGGACAACTGGCACAGTAATGGTGGAGATGGTGGACAAGAATGGACTCCATTTCTCAGACGAGTTCTCTCTAACTTTCCACATGTATTACTACAAGCTTCTGAAATGGCTGCTTGTCCTCCCGATGCTCGGCATGTTCGGTCTGCTCGTGATACTACGGCCTCAAGAAGCCGTTCCCCTCCCATCCTTCTCGCGCAACACAGACTTATAA
- the LOC106295377 gene encoding mitogen-activated protein kinase-binding protein 1, with amino-acid sequence MKLSQKLKKPCSSAKLILQEIIGLTTKNANGLASVSGTSKCVYLAGCVVVVYDVDACTQSHLVVSHRMPKTLSCVAVSHNGRFVAAGESPNLSSVLIWDCDTLGLVAELKGHLYGAQCLSFSPNGEYLVSVGGYVYLWDWRKSVLLAKVKASSTSSDVTSVAFSSSGKFIVTSGNKHLKYWTVGSFQRKRSNKVGSLALHGKPTDGGFQKENSFVSVISANGVKSSGSDERGEEVVSIYALTDAGVLMLMSCDMLIKKSVDLKVEKCFALSASTRLIACACSEGAIQLFTPETLEYCATIHFSDARKSDTENHSHSEELKNTESQPVSYPDAVACQFSSTDKLVVIYGDHSLYVWDVNDVNKPTRCSMMISHSAGIRDIKNLSCGNLHSPTSACVARGCCEGVSFTTCSEDGTIRLWDLDLQMDPLEANAGSKASESESQGTMHLASAGIFERELVETCGTTYGFRALAVSDDGKYLAAGDCGGNLHIYDLQESEYTCFTDAHESEIQSLSFSFPGLKDVNCENASSSEFLLASGGKGGAIHVYDVKRNFDPVGSVNGSTAVKSVKLACNGRKILTSGADRLQLFDIVRKETHVRLSPSKPQTLSHGTIHDVTVDTTSGLVVTVGQDKKINIFDIESGKLVRSFKQGRDHGDPIKVILDPSCSYLACSYSDRTICLLDFATGELVAQATGHGEAVTGVIFLPDCKHIISVAGDGCIFVWKLPLQMVTRMIRGVNENGCLAPVTVAQPVKFMQIVGYVEEDNQMQQLSPWTSSFKFSVSRLPKWAQAKVETYGIATTCKDSISNQKHEDNALVNAVDIGEECSSNLECQTPQQGSRTGKSCLGSLSKSCSNSETSVPQGDAPSSHRKETRWNTIYNVCLDLLNSPNIQTSSIKQQKPENFCTKPSAEQGDMLKQFDNGLSMIDELEVEKTSQQRRYSTQFVLRKDYIGGTRQFLRTPSQKSGYNTLRSIQEHLPLDTVNDQSSQSSEDHPEQDKASSEVFHETVADDSLQERITSCRQALNSLKAAASVFVQSASELSTASPRDRISGELRAQLFDEAALMISEMSQKVNEIVAKMMLEHKNRKQSDG; translated from the exons ATGAAGCTGAGCCAGAAACTGAAGAAGCCTTGTTCATCAGCTAAG CTGATTCTGCAAGAGATAATCGGTTTGACCACGAAGAACGCCAATGGTTTAGCCTCCGTGTCCGGCACCTCGAAGTGTGTCTACTTGGCGGGATGCGTTGTGGTGGTATACGACGTAGACGCGTGCACCCAATCGCACCTTGTCGTATCTCACCGTATGCCAAAGACTCTGAGCTGTGTGGCGGTTTCCCACAACGGCCGGTTCGTAGCTGCTGGAGAG TCTCCGAATCTCTCTTCGGTTTTGATATGGGACTGTGATACTTTGGGGCTTGTGGCTGAGCTGAAAGGTCACCTCTATGGAGCTCAGTGTCTCTCCTTTTCACCAAATG GGGAATATCTGGTGAGTGTTGGAGGATACGTATATCTCTGGGACTGGCGTAAAAGCGTCTTGCTGGCGAAGGTCAAAGCGAGTTCTACTTCCTCTGACGTTACCTCTGTGGCGTTCTCGTCCAGTGGGAAGTTCATTGTTACTTCCGGGAACAAGCATTTGAAGTACTGGACAGTTGGTTCTTTTCAGAGGAAACGTTCAAACAAAGTAGGGTCTCTGGCACTTCATGGGAAGCCGACTGATGGTGGGTTTCAGAAAGAGAACTCGTTTGTGTCAGTGATATCAGCTAATGGAGTGAAATCTAGTGGAAGTGACGAACGAGGTGAAGAAGTTGTGTCAATATACGCTCTTACAGATGCAG GTGTTCTGATGCTCATGAGTTGTGATATGTTGATCAAGAAATCAGTGGATCTGAAG GTTGAAAAATGTTTTGCTCTATCTGCATCCACTAGATTGATAGCATGCGCTTGCAGCGAGGGAGCGATCCAGCTATTTACTCCTGAAACTTTAGAATATTGTGCTACTATACACTTTTCAGATGCTAGAAAGAGCGACACTGAAAATCATTCTCATTCAGAAGAACTGAAAAATACAGAATCTCAGCCTGTTAGCTATCCGGACGCAGTTGCTTGCCAGTTTTCGAGCACAGATAAGCTCG TTGTCATCTATGGGGATCATAGTCTCTATGTTTGGGATGTGAATGACGTGAACAAG CCTACAAGGTGCTCTATGATGATATCACATTCTGCCGGGATTCGGGATATAAAAAACCTCTCTTGTGGAAATCTGCACAGTCCAACATCTGCATGTGTAGCTAGAGGATGCTGTGAAGGGGTTTCCTTCACTACATGTTCTGAAGATGGAACCATAAGGTTGTGGGATCTTGATCTTCAAATGGACCCGTTAGAAGCCAATGCAGGCAGCAAGGCCTCGGAATCTGAATCACAAGGGACTATGCATTTAG CGAGTGCTGGAATTTTTGAACGAGAGCTTGTTGAGACATGTGGTACTACGTATGGTTTCCGAGCACTAGCAGTAAGTGACGATGGAAAGTACTTAGCAGCTGGTGACTGTGGAGGGAACCTTCATATATATGATTTGCAAGAATCAGAATATACATGTTTTACG GATGCTCATGAATCAGAAATTCAGTCACTGAGCTTCAGCTTTCCTGGACTAAAAGATGTTAACTGTGAAAATGCCTCAAGCAGCGAGTTCTTGCTTGCTTCTGGTGGAAAGGGCGGAGCGATCCACGTTTATGATGTCAAAAG GAACTTTGATCCCGTTGGGAGTGTTAATGGTTCAACTGCTGTAAAATCTGTTAAACTCGCATGTAACGGCCGGAAAATTTTAACTTCTGGTGCAGACAG GTTGCAGTTGTTTGACATTGTCAGAAAAGAAACTCATGTGCGTCTTTCACCTTCTAAACCTCAAACTCTCTCTCATGGAACCATCCATGATGTGACTGTAGATACAACATCAGGACTTGTTGTCACAGTGGGACAG GATAAGAAGATAAATATATTCGACATAGAAAGTGGAAAGCTTGTGAGATCATTCAAGCAAGGCAGAGACCATGGAGATCCCATAAAG GTCATTCTGGACCCAAGCTGCAGCTACTTGGCATGCTCCTACTCTGACAGGACAATCTGTCTTTTGGACTTTGCCACAGGAGAGTTGGTTGCTCAGGCCACAGGACATGGTGAAGCTGTGACTGGTGTTATTTTCCTTCCTGATTGCAAACATATCATTTCA GTTGCAGGTGACGGCTGTATTTTTGTCTGGAAACTGCCTTTGCAAATGGTTACTCGGATGATACGGGGAGTAAATGAAAATGGCTGCTTAGCTCCTGTAACTGTGGCCCAGCCGGTAAAGTTTATGCAGATTGTGGGTTATGTGGAGGAAGACAATCAAATGCAGCAACTCTCTCCATGGACATCTTCATTTAAGTTCAGTGTCTCTAGACTTCCTAAGTGGGCTCAAGCTAAAGTGGAAACATATGGTATTGCTACCACTTGTAAAGATTCCATTTCAAACCAG AAACATGAAGATAACGCTCTAGTGAATGCTGTTGACATTGGTGAAGAATGCTCTTCGAATCTTGAATGCCAAACTCCCCAACAAGGTTCAAGAACCGGAAAGTCATGCCTTGGAAGCCTGTCCAAAAGCTGTAGCAACAGTGAAACTTCAGTGCCCCAAGGAGATGCTCCTAG CAGCCATAGGAAGGAAACGCGCTGGAACACTATCTACAACGTGTGTTTGGATCTTCTAAATTCTCCGAACATCCAAACATCTTCCATTAAACAACAGAAACCAGAAAATTTCTGCACCAAACCTTCTGCCGAGCAGGGGGACATGCTCAAGCAGTTCGACAACGGTTTGTCAATGATAGACGAG TTGGAGGTCGAGAAAACATCGCAGCAAAGAAGATATTCTACTCAGTTTGTTCTTAGAAAGGACTATATTGGTGGAACCAGACAATTTCTGCGTACACCCTCCCAGAAATCAGGGTACAATACTTTGAGGTCGATCCAAGAACATCTCCCTCTTGATACGGTGAATGATCAGTCTTCACAGAGCT